The DNA region GACATGCGCACTGCCGATATCACCCGCAACACCAACGAAACGCGCGTACGCGTTTCGATCAACCTGGACGGCACCGGCCGCCAGACCATCAACACGGGCGTGCCCTTTCTGGACCACATGCTGGACCAGATCGCCCGCCATGGCCTGATCGATCTGGACATCCATTGCGACGGCGATACGCACATCGACGACCATCACACGGTTGAAGACGTGGGCATTACGCTGGGCCAGGCCTTCGCCGCCGCCGTCGGCGACAAAGCCGGATTGCGCCGCTACGGCCATTCCTATGTCCCGCTGGATGAAGCCCTGTCGCGCGTGGTTATCGATTTCTCGGGCCGGCCCGGGCTGTATTACCACATCCCCTTCACACGCTCGCACATCGGCCAGTTCGACGTCGACCTCGCGCGCGAGTTTTTCCAGGGCTTTGTAAACCACGCGCTGGTTACCCTGCATATCGACAACTTGCGCGGCGAGAATTCGCACCACCAATGCGAAACCGTCTTCAAGGCATTTGGCCGCGCCTTGCGCATGGCGACCGAAGCCGACCCGCGCAACGCCGGCGTTGTCCCATCGACCAAAGGCGTCCTGTAAGGCGACACACAGGCTGGTTCTTCGCAACCCATTAACGGCCAAACACCGTGAATACTATCGCCATTGTTGATTACGGCATGGGCAACTTCCATTCAGTGGCTCGCGCCCTGCA from Pollutimonas thiosulfatoxidans includes:
- the hisB gene encoding imidazoleglycerol-phosphate dehydratase HisB, with translation MRTADITRNTNETRVRVSINLDGTGRQTINTGVPFLDHMLDQIARHGLIDLDIHCDGDTHIDDHHTVEDVGITLGQAFAAAVGDKAGLRRYGHSYVPLDEALSRVVIDFSGRPGLYYHIPFTRSHIGQFDVDLAREFFQGFVNHALVTLHIDNLRGENSHHQCETVFKAFGRALRMATEADPRNAGVVPSTKGVL